Within the Enterococcus hirae ATCC 9790 genome, the region TACTTTAGTTCATGATTACTGGGAAGTGGAACAAACAAGCTCGACTAGAAGGTTACAATATGGGTTTCATATCGTAGGGATTGATGGCACAGAATGTTTTTACGGGGATCAAGGGATTTTTGCGTATGAACCAGCAAACTTAGCAGAAGCAAATTACTATTTCCGGATACCCTATTTTCATGAAATTGATCGTTTCAAAGTGCCGCAATGGGCAAAAGAAACGATTTGGTACCAAATATTTCCTGAACGATTTGCGAATGGCGACTCAACTAACGATCCAGCTCATACGCTACCATGGGGAAGTAAAGCACCTGACCGAGATGATTTCTTTGGTGGTGATTTACAGGGTGTGATTGATCACCTCGATTACTTAGTCGATTTGGGAATCAATGGTATTTATTTTTGCCCGATTTTCCAAGCTATGTCTAATCATAAATACGATACGATCGACTATTTGAAGGTTGATCCAGCCTTTGGTGACGAACGTCTGTTAAAAGAATTAATCGAAAAAGCGCATAAAAAGGGTATCCGCATTATGTTAGATGCTGTTTTCAATCATATTGGTAGTGACTCGCCCCAATGGCAAGATGTGATCAAAAATGGCGAAAAATCAATTTATAAAGATTGGTTCCATATTCATTCTTTTCCTGTGGATGCCTATCAAATGACGAATTTACCCGAAACAGCAGCAAATTTATCTTATGATACGTTTGCTTTTACCCCTTTCATGCCTAAACTCAACACAGCAAATCCTGAGGTTCAATCGTATTTACTAGATATTGCTGCTTATTGGGTGAAAGAATTTGATATTGATGGGTGGCGTTTAGATGTCGCTAATGAAGTCGATCATCATTTCTGGAAATTGTTCCATGAAAAAGTCACTGCAATCAAACCAGATATTTATATTTTAGGCGAAATCTGGCATTCATCCCAAGCTTGGTTACAAGGAGATGAGTTCCATGCTGTAATGAACTATGCATTTACAGACTCAATCAAAGACTATTTTGTTAAACGAAAAATCACTGCTTCACAAATGGCAAGTGGCATGAACCATCAGCAGATGCTGTACCAAGATCAAGTAAACGAAGGAACATTTAATTTATTAGATTCCCACGATACTGCGAGAATCCTAACCTTGTGTAATGGAAATAAAGAGTTGATGAAAGCTGTACTTACTTTCATGTTTTTACAAAAAGGCGCACCTTGTATTTATTACGGAACGGAAATCGGATTGACTGGAGAAGATGATCCTGATTGTCGTAAATGTATGATCTGGGAGAAAGAGCAACAAGATACGGAATTATACGGTTTTATTAAAGAATTGATTTATCTTCGGAAACGATTATCTGAAATTTTAATCACAGGTACGATTTGCTGGGAGCTAATTGATGATAGTCAAGACGTGATTCATTTTTCTCGTGAATTGAACGGCCAAAAGATCCATGCTATTTTTAATCAATCTTCCACAAGTTATTTGGTTGATCAGAAAAATGAAATTATCTTAAGCCAAAATAGTGAATTATTAAATGATGGGAAAGCTGAAATTCAACAATTCGGATTCATTTTGATGTGTGAATAACTTGTTACCGGTAACATGCAGAAAGCGTTTGCAAGTTGTCGTTTTATAACAGTATACTCTTTATACAAACAACATTTATGGAAGTGGAGGAACAAAAAGTGAAGAAAAACTATGTTAAAAAATTAGGGTTGGGTTTATTGTCACTTGGTATTTTAGGTGGATTAGCAGCTTGTGGTAATGGAAAAGCTGATACAGCTAGCGGTGGAAATGATGAAAAAACATTAACTGTATCGGTAGATTCTGGTTATAAAGATTACATCAATGAGATCAAGGGTGATTTTGAAAAAGAGAATGATGTCAAAATCAAGCTAGTTGAAAAAGATATGTTCGATCAATTAGAAGCGCTTTCTTTAGATGGACCTGCCGGTAAAGGACCAGATGTGATGATGGCAGCCTATGATCGAATTGGTGCGTTAGGACAAC harbors:
- a CDS encoding glycoside hydrolase family 13 protein; its protein translation is MNTAAIYHRPESEYAFLYTADTFRIRLRTCKDDVKKVYLISGDPYTIDSQKWYLEEIPMKKSLSTLVHDYWEVEQTSSTRRLQYGFHIVGIDGTECFYGDQGIFAYEPANLAEANYYFRIPYFHEIDRFKVPQWAKETIWYQIFPERFANGDSTNDPAHTLPWGSKAPDRDDFFGGDLQGVIDHLDYLVDLGINGIYFCPIFQAMSNHKYDTIDYLKVDPAFGDERLLKELIEKAHKKGIRIMLDAVFNHIGSDSPQWQDVIKNGEKSIYKDWFHIHSFPVDAYQMTNLPETAANLSYDTFAFTPFMPKLNTANPEVQSYLLDIAAYWVKEFDIDGWRLDVANEVDHHFWKLFHEKVTAIKPDIYILGEIWHSSQAWLQGDEFHAVMNYAFTDSIKDYFVKRKITASQMASGMNHQQMLYQDQVNEGTFNLLDSHDTARILTLCNGNKELMKAVLTFMFLQKGAPCIYYGTEIGLTGEDDPDCRKCMIWEKEQQDTELYGFIKELIYLRKRLSEILITGTICWELIDDSQDVIHFSRELNGQKIHAIFNQSSTSYLVDQKNEIILSQNSELLNDGKAEIQQFGFILMCE